One window from the genome of Paramisgurnus dabryanus chromosome 22, PD_genome_1.1, whole genome shotgun sequence encodes:
- the pck2 gene encoding phosphoenolpyruvate carboxykinase [GTP], mitochondrial has protein sequence MSCLLLGVLRRRNGISTATVGARALSSIPSLPSSVGEFVSGAAAECKPSKVHVVTGTPQETADILANLEKDGMVKKLTKYENCWLARTDPKDVARVESKTVIVTKNQRDTIPIPAGGVKSQLGSWMSEDDFQKAREDRFPGCMTGRTMYVIPFSMGPVNSSLAKFGVQVTDSPYVVASMGIMTRMGTPVLQKLAEGAEFVRCQHSVGKPLPLKAPLVNSWPCNPEKVLISHLPDTRQILSFGSGYGGNSLLGKKCFALRIASRIAKDEGWLAEHMLILGITNPQGVKRYIAAAFPSACGKTNLAMMKPALPGWKVECVGDDIAWMKFDSQGKLRAINPENGFFGVAPGTSFKTNPHAMATISKNTVFTNVGETSDGGVWWEGLEAPGPGIKLTDWHGKSWKYGDSTLCAHPNSRFCTPAGQCPIIDPRWESDEGVPIDAIIFGGRRPEGVPLVYESFNWRHGVFVGASMRSESTAAAEHKGKVVMHDPFAMRPFFGYNFGDYLSHWLSMEQRKAPTQLPKIFHVNWFRKDQKTGSFLWPGFGENARVLEWIFNRCGRTNEDEAATKSIVGWIPQNGAINTKGMGGNVDMGALFDLPKPFWQKEAQELRNYFTQQVGSDLPAQVEGELRALEERVRD, from the exons GAGAAATGGCATCAGCACTGCTACAGTGGGGGCCCGGGCCCTCTCCTCCATTCCCTCTCTGCCTTCGTCAGTGGGTGAGTTTGTGTCGGGCGCAGCGGCCGAGTGTAAACCCTCTAAAGTGCACGTGGTCACAGGCACACCTCAGGAGACAGCAGATATCCTGGCAAACCTGGAGAAAGACGGAATGGTGAAAAAACTCACAAAATATGAGAACTG CTGGTTGGCTCGTACTGACCCAAAAGATGTGGCTCGCGTGGAGAGTAAGACAGTAATAGTCACTAAAAATCAAAGAGACACTATTCCCATCCCTGCTGGAGGTGTTAAATCCCAATTGGGCAGCTGGATGAGCGAAGATGACTTCCAGAAAGCCAGAGAGGACCGCTTTCCTGGATGCATGACAG GACGCACGATGTATGTGATTCCCTTCAGTATGGGCCCAGTCAACTCTTCACTCGCTAAGTTCGGTGTACAGGTGACAGATTCTCCATACGTGGTGGCCAGCATGGGCATCATGACACGCATGGGTACACCTGTACTTCAGAAACTGGCAGAGGGGGCGGAGTTTGTGCGCTGCCAGCACTCTGTGGGCAAACCATTACCGCTCAAAG CTCCATTAGTGAACAGCTGGCCTTGTAATCCAGAGAAGGTGCTGATTTCACATCTCCCAGACACCAGACAGATCTTGTCCTTTGGCAGCGGTTACGGTGGAAACTCACTTTTGGGAAAGAAATGCTTTGCCCTTCGCATTGCCTCTCGCATTGCCAAAGATGAGGGCTGGCTGGCCGAACACATGCTG ATTCTGGGAATCACTAATCCTCAGGGTGTGAAGCGGTACATTGCGGCAGCCTTCCCGAGTGCTTGTGGTAAAACCAACCTTGCCATGATGAAACCGGCATTGCCAGGTTGGAAGGTGGAGTGTGTGGGCGATGACATTGCCTGGATGAAATTTGACAGTCAGG GTAAGCTCAGAGCTATTAACCCAGAGAACGGTTTCTTTGGAGTCGCCCCCGGGACGTCCTTCAAGACCAACCCTCACGCCATGGCTACCATATCCAAAAATACAGTGTTCACTAATGTAGGAGAGACCAGTGATGGTGGAGTGTGGTGGGAGGGTCTAGAAGCACCTGGACCTGGAATCAAGCTCACAGACTGGCATGGAAAGTCCTGGAAATATG GTGATTCTACACTATGTGCCCATCCAAACTCCAGATTTTGCACCCCTGCCGGTCAGTGCCCCATCATAGACCCCCGGTGGGAGAGTGATGAGGGCGTCCCTATTGATGCTATCATTTTCGGTGGCAGAAGACCAGAGG GTGTTCCTTTGGTGTATGAATCGTTTAACTGGCGTCATGGAGTATTTGTTGGTGCTTCAATGAGATCTGAATCTACAGCTGCTGCAGAACACAAAG GAAAGGTAGTCATGCATGACCCCTTCGCCATGCGTCCATTCTTCGGCTACAACTTTGGCGACTACCTGTCCCATTGGTTAAGCATGGAGCAGCGCAAGGCTCCGACCCAGCTTCCCAAGATCTTCCACGTTAACTGGTTCCGGAAAGATCAGAAGACGGGCTCCTTCCTGTGGCCAGGGTTCGGCGAGAACGCCCGCGTCCTCGAATGGATCTTCAATAGATGCGGCCGCACCAATGAAGACGAAGCTGCAACCAAAAGCATCGTGGGATGGATTCCTCAAAATGGTGCCATTAACACAAAAGGCATGGGTGGGAATGTAGATATGGGTGCCCTCTTTGATCTGCCCAAACCTTTCTGGCAGAAAGAAGCACAAGAGCTCAGGAACTACTTCACCCAACAGGTCGGATCTGATCTACCTGCACAGGTGGAGGGCGAGCTGAGGGCTTTAGAGGAAAGAGTAAGGGATTAA